One genomic window of Thermoproteota archaeon includes the following:
- a CDS encoding nucleotidyltransferase domain-containing protein has protein sequence MIRSIRTFLTELRKVIDIEEAYLFGSYARGDWVRESDVDLIIVSSDFRDMKFTERLDLVNEISWRLKITPPLEVIPLTPEELRRGSVVVDDARRYWIRVL, from the coding sequence GTGATTAGATCCATCAGGACCTTCTTGACCGAGCTTCGGAAGGTGATCGACATCGAGGAGGCATATTTGTTTGGGAGCTATGCCCGGGGGGATTGGGTGAGGGAGAGCGATGTAGACCTGATAATCGTCTCTTCTGATTTCAGGGACATGAAGTTCACCGAGAGGCTGGATCTAGTGAACGAGATATCTTGGAGGCTCAAGATTACTCCTCCGCTGGAAGTCATACCTCTCACTCCGGAGGAGCTCAGGAGGGGAAGCGTTGTGGTCGATGACGCCAGGAGGTACTGGATCAGGGTGTTATAG